The Streptomyces lienomycini sequence AGCCCACCGGGGCGTCCTCGGCGTCCGCCGCGGTGACGGGGCTCGTCGGCGCGAGCGCCGGGGGCCTGCTGGGCGGGCTGGCCCTGCTGGTCCGGCCGCGCCGCACGGCGCCGGAGCCCGGCCGCACGTCGGCCGCCGTACCCGGACCCGCCCCGGCGGCCGACGTCCACGGCCGGCTGTGACGTACGCCGGACCGCGCCCCGGGGCGCTCCCGCCCGGATACACGACCGAACTGGTCACCGACGAACGCGTCTTCGCGGCGCTGGCCCCGCGGTGGCGGCGGCTGCACGAGCGGTGCGCCGCCGCCACCCCGTTCCAGAGCCATGCCTGGCTGCTCTCCTGGTGGCGTTCGTACGGCTCGGCCGGCCGGCTGCGGCTGGTGCTGGTCCACGACGGCCGCGAACTGGCCGCCGCCGCGCCGCTGACGCTCGTACCGCGCCCGGTGCCCGCGCTGGTGCCGCTGGGCGGTGCGATCTCGGACTACGGGGACGTCCTGCTGGACGACGAGCGCGGCCCGGACGCGGCGACCGCGCTCACCGGGGCGCTCGCCGCGGCGGCCCGCACGGCGCTGGTCGACCTGCGCGAGGTACGGCCGGGCGCCGCCGCCGAACGGGTCTGGGAACGCTGGCGCGGGCCCCGCCGACGCCTGCCCGACTCGCCCTGCCTGGAACTTCCCGCCCTCCCGATGGACGAGCTGGTCGCCCGGCTGCCCTCGGCCAAGGCCAGGCAGCGGATCCGCGCCCAGCTGCGCCGGCTGGACGCGCTCGGCGTCAAGAGCCGCCCCGTCCTCCCCGACGAGGCGGACGCGGCACTGCGGCGCCTCCTCGACCTGCACCGTCTGCAGTGGCAGGGCCGGAGGGTGACCGGCGAGCACCTGCGCCCCCGGTTCCGCGAGCACCTGGTGCGGGCGGTGGCACCGATGGTGCGGGCCGGGGACGCGGTGGTCACCGAGTTCCGGATGGACGACGAGGTGGTGGCCGTGGACGTGACCCTGCTGTCCCGCGGGCTGGCCGGCGGCTACCTGTACGGCGCCCATCCCCGGCTGCGGGAGCGGAGGGCCGACGTGGCGGTGATGCTGCTGGAGGCGTGCGCCGAGCACGCCCGCGCCCCGGGGCGCGGCACGCTGAGCCTGCTGCGGGGCGACGAGCCGTACAAGCACCACTGGCGTCCGGAGCGGGTGCCGAACCAGCGGCTGCTCCTTGCCCGGCGTCGCACGGCCCCGCTGCTCGCGGCGGCCCTGTGCGACGCCGCCGCGCGCCGGAGCGGCAAGGAGCTGCTGCGGCGGCGCGCGGAGCGGAGGGAGCGCGGTGGCGGCGCAGGCACCTGACCGGCCCCGCCTCCGCCGCGTCCGCCGCCACCACGGCGATCGCCGCCGGGTCAGCGTCCGCCGTGCACGGCTACTCGGCGCGCGAGTACCAGTCGAGCCGCATGCACAGCTTCCCGCCGAGCCAGTGCTCCACCCAGTCGCCCAGTTCCAGCGGCGAGCAGTCGGCGCCGGGCTCGGGCGCGGTGGAGGGCACCGACGGCACGGGCGGCGCGGTCGGGGTGACGGGTGCGCCGGTCTCCGGGGCCGTCGGGACGGGTTCCTCGGTGCGTCCGAAGAGCACGGACCGGTAGACGGCGGTGGACCGCGGGTTGTCGTCGCACTGCCACACACCGTGCGGGCAGTAGTCGGTGACCGTGTTGTACACGGGTTTGTGCTCGTCCATCCAGGCGAGCATGCGCCGCATGTACGCGGCGTTGTCGCCGTTGCGGAACAGCCCCCACTCCGGGTAGGAGACGGGCTTGCCGTGCGCCTTCGCGAAGTCCACGTGCGCCTGGAGTCCGTAGGGTTCCTTCACCTGTTCGTCGAAGGACATGCCGCGCGGCTGGTCGTAGGAGTCCATGCCGACGATGTCGACGGTGTCGTCCCCCGGGTAGCACTGCGTCCACGGCACCGCGTCCCGGCCCCGGCTCGGCGCGAAGTCGAACCGGAACTTCTGACCGGGCACCGCGCGCATGGTGGTGACGATCCTGTTCCAGTACGTCTTCCACGCCTCGGGGTCGGGTCCGCAGCGGTGCGTGTAGGTGGTGCCGTTCATCTCCCAGCCCAGCACCAGGACGGTGTCCGGCACCTTGAGGGCGACGAGGCGTTCGGCGAGGGCGCGGAAGTGGTGGTCGAAGCGTCCGGCGGCGCCCTGGCGCAGCAGTTCGCGCACCTCGTCGTCGCCCACGTGCTCCTCGTTGCGCTCCATCATGGGCACGTTGAGGACGAGCATCCGGTCGGCCTCGCGGGTGCGCCAGTCGGCCCACACGTCGAGGAAGCCGGGGGCGCCCTCGATGTTGCTCCAGCGGTCACCGGGCAGGTAGGTGTGGCCGACGCGCAGTTCGGCGTCGCCCAGCCAGTGGCTGAGCGCGGCCATCCGGGCCACGCCGCGCGGGCCGTAGTCGAGGTACGCGCCGAACGCCGGGGTGGGTTCGGGTGCGGCCGGTTCGCCGACGGCGACACCGGGGCCCGCGGCCAGGAACGCCGCCGCCGCGATCGCCGCCGCCGCGGCGTACGCCGGTCGCCGCCCGGTCCGGGTCCGTGACTGCCGTACGACCATGCCGGCCCCTTTCGTCCTTCATCTCCGTGAATGGATCCCCCTGACTGACACCCAGTCATATGAAATGCCATCACGCCACCGCCGCTACGGCTTTCGAGTGCGTTGATCGCCCACATCGGTGAACCGAATCGGCAGACCTCTCGAACAAGATCGGACCGGCTCGGACCAGTTCGGACCGGCTCGGTCGGGCTCGGTCGGGCTCGAATACGAAAGAAGTGTCACGTGTCGCTGCTCGACACCCGTGTCCCCGCCGTTCTGCTGCGGATCGACCGGAACCCCTTCCACCACGGAACGCTGGGCGCCGTGCGTTCGCTCGGCCGCGCGGGGGTGGACGTGCACGTGGTCGCCGACTGCGAGCGGAGCCCGGTCCGCGCCTCCCGCTACCTGAGCCGGCTGCACACCCCGCCGCCG is a genomic window containing:
- a CDS encoding glycoside hydrolase family 26 protein gives rise to the protein MVVRQSRTRTGRRPAYAAAAAIAAAAFLAAGPGVAVGEPAAPEPTPAFGAYLDYGPRGVARMAALSHWLGDAELRVGHTYLPGDRWSNIEGAPGFLDVWADWRTREADRMLVLNVPMMERNEEHVGDDEVRELLRQGAAGRFDHHFRALAERLVALKVPDTVLVLGWEMNGTTYTHRCGPDPEAWKTYWNRIVTTMRAVPGQKFRFDFAPSRGRDAVPWTQCYPGDDTVDIVGMDSYDQPRGMSFDEQVKEPYGLQAHVDFAKAHGKPVSYPEWGLFRNGDNAAYMRRMLAWMDEHKPVYNTVTDYCPHGVWQCDDNPRSTAVYRSVLFGRTEEPVPTAPETGAPVTPTAPPVPSVPSTAPEPGADCSPLELGDWVEHWLGGKLCMRLDWYSRAE
- a CDS encoding GNAT family N-acetyltransferase, with the translated sequence MTYAGPRPGALPPGYTTELVTDERVFAALAPRWRRLHERCAAATPFQSHAWLLSWWRSYGSAGRLRLVLVHDGRELAAAAPLTLVPRPVPALVPLGGAISDYGDVLLDDERGPDAATALTGALAAAARTALVDLREVRPGAAAERVWERWRGPRRRLPDSPCLELPALPMDELVARLPSAKARQRIRAQLRRLDALGVKSRPVLPDEADAALRRLLDLHRLQWQGRRVTGEHLRPRFREHLVRAVAPMVRAGDAVVTEFRMDDEVVAVDVTLLSRGLAGGYLYGAHPRLRERRADVAVMLLEACAEHARAPGRGTLSLLRGDEPYKHHWRPERVPNQRLLLARRRTAPLLAAALCDAAARRSGKELLRRRAERRERGGGAGT